ACTtaccaaaatgtaaaactattCCTTAAAAACAACCATCATCTCTGcttgaatttgtttgtttgaataggCTTTATCAATCTTTACCCTATTCACTAGaagatttctttttcttgtagCTTTTAGGACTTACATTTTAGAGGATTATTATGCAGGCTTGGCTCAGATTTGGTTCTGCTTTAAAGGGAATAATGGCCTTAAAATTTAAAAGCCCTAATTACATTAATGTAAGTCCTAGGTGAAGCCTGTGGAAAATGCTTTATCAGCACTACCTGGGACATGTAGATCAGCTGTTCATCAACTAAATTTTATTCTACAGTGACCTACATTCCTAAACAGTAGCCATGGCATTGAATTAATACAATTTCAAAGTATTAGATGTGTTGATAGCAATGTGACCGAACAAGAACTTTATTAAGTGATATTCTGCTGACTAGGATTGTACCTCCTAATTGTCTAATTACCTCCATTTAGTTTTGGTTTAGGCATACAAAGCCGGATTGTAGTCAATGGTCTCTCCTCTCTAGTCTTCTAATGGGCCCTGAGGAACAGGGGCTATTGTTATAATGAGAGAAACATTAACATTCACTCATCTATCCATTAGATACCAATGACCCGTTACATGGCAGTCAGATGTTGTTGTGTGGGCGTTTGCACTCAGCTTTGAtcgtctgttttgttttacacacagcAGAACATCCCCCCCCATCATCTCTCACTTATTTAGGCTTTTTTTCTCAGTGCATCAGCTAAGGACCTAAACTATCACAATGGCTAATTGAAGCATTGTGCAGGGGGAATGCAGGGTTCTTGTCAGGCAGTTTATGATTGTGAAAGTTAAACTTCTTTTCTTGTCCTCACAGGTCAGAGCAAATGATGCAGACACTGGAACCAACGGAGAGatagactacagcctccatcaGGCCTCAGAGACCGTCCAGAGGCTTCTACGCATTGACCGCTCAACCGGCATCATCTATGTCAAGGGTCTAGTGGATCGCGAGGAGGAGAACTTCCTCAAGTTCTTTGTGGTTGCCAAAGATCGTGGGCCAAACTCAAAGAGCTCAAAAGTCCTGGTGACCATTGTTGTGAGGGACCAGAATGACAACGCACCAGCCATCGAAATCCGTGGAATTGGCTTGGTAACACATCAGGATGGCGTGGCCAACATCTCTGAGGACATGCCCATAGGCACTGCTGTGGCGTTGGTCCAGGTTTCTGATCGTGATGAGGGTGAAAATGCGGTGGTGACATGTGTGGTTGCTGGTGATGTCCCATTTCAGCTCCGACCTGCAAGCGAGTCAGCTAATGATCGCAAGAGGAAATACTTCCTGCAGACAACTACCCTGCTGGATTATGAGCGTGTCAAGGATTACAGGATTGAGATTGTTGCTGTGGATTCTGGGAACCCAGCCCTGTCCAGCACGAACTCCCTTAAAGTCCAGGTCACAGATATGAACGATAATTCACCAAGCTTTTCCCCAGCGCTGCTTGAGGTGGACTTTTTTGAGGGCAACCAACCTGGCGACAAGGTCCTGGATGTCACTGCTACAGATGCAGACAGTGGCACAAATGCAGAGTTAGCGTATAACATCATTGAGCACTCGGCCAATAAGCTCTTTGAAATTGATACCCACAGTGGAGTAGTGCGTGTGAAGAACCTGCTAGATAGGGAAGAGACGGAGCGGTATGAGTTTCGTGTGGCGGCAGCAGACAAGGGCGTCCCAAGCAAAACTGGCACTGCTACAATTGTGATAAATGTTCTGGACCGCAATGACAATGACCCCAAGTTTATGCTTAGTGGCTACAGCTTCTCTGTAATTGAAAACATGGCGCCTCTCAATCCTGTTGGGGTAGTGACTGTCACTGATGAAGATAAGGGGGAGAATGCCCGAGTGAATCTGTTTGTGGAACCAGACAATGGCAAGTTTGTTATCCAGAATGGCACAGGAACGATTCTGTCCCACATATCCTTTGACCGTGAAAAGGAAAGCACTTACACCTTCCGCCTGAGGGCTGTTGATTCTGGTGACCCACCTCGGTCGTCATATGTGGGTGTGACCATCAATGTCCTTGACGAGAACGACAATGCCCCCTATGTCACCAAACCAGCAAACTCCTCTTACACATACATGTCACCTATCACACCAACAGAGACTCgtgtggaggtggtggaggcTGAGGACATTGACTCTGGACTAAATGctgagctggtctacaccatcACAGGTGGCAACCCATATGAGCTGTTCCATATCTCACCGAGCAGTGGGGAAATAACTCTGGCACAGGAGTTCACTGGGAAACACAACGGCCTGCACCGCCTTGTGGTGAAAGTCAGCGATAAAGGCAAACCTCCCCGTCACACCACGGCCCTGGTCCATGTTTTTGTCAATGACACCAAGTCCAATGTCTCCCTCATTGAGGCACTGGTCGGACACAGCCTCTACACTCCTTTGGACAGGGACATTGCTGGAGACCCAAACTATGCCCTTGCTCAGCGCAGCAACATCCTGTATGGCAGCCTTGCGGGTATTGCTGGTGTGATTATGGTcattgttgctgtggttgtcaTTAGACATCGTCTTCAGAAGGACACCAAGAGCGGCTACCAGGCTGGCAAAAAGGAAAGTAAGGACCTGTATGCTCCAAAGCAAGGCCCCAAAAATGGTAAAGGGAAAAAGAGCAAAAAGGGGAAAGCTCCCAAACCGGCTAAGCCActagaggaggacgaggaggccAGCTTACAGAAAGGCCTCAAGTTCAACCTCATCAATGACACTGTCAACGACAGTCCCAGAATCCACCTTCCCCTTAACTACCCACCAGGAAGCCCTGACTTGGGCCGTCACTACCGCTCTAACTCCCCCCTACCCTCCATTCAACTACAGCCTCAGTCACCCTCTGCCTCCAAGAAGCACCAGGCTGTTCAGGACCTTCCCGCCACCAACACCTTTGTGGGAACGGGCGACAACAACTCAACAGGCTCCGACCAATATTCGGATTACAGCTACAAGGCCAACCCTCCAAAATACAGCAGCAAACAGGTAGGAGAGTACGCAAACACGCCAATGTACCACAGGGACATTTATTGGACCAACCAGGTGTGGTAGTCGAGCTGGGACTTATTTGACAAAGCCGATATCCTTCCACCAAAGCTGCACTGATTCCCCCCTCTCACAGCACCCACTTCCTAACGGCAGTTTAATTCTTGCTTTGGTTCTATTGTGTTCAACCAtttttgttctgttctgttcagtttttaattttattttcaccTTGACATGGACACCACAACATCCACTCCATGAAGGAT
This is a stretch of genomic DNA from Labrus bergylta chromosome 9, fLabBer1.1, whole genome shotgun sequence. It encodes these proteins:
- the LOC109998383 gene encoding protocadherin-1 isoform X2 — its product is MAVLRWKVLLFLAITFIVSCVGAPTDILYRVPEEQPPNTLIGSLAADQGLPDTGHLYKLEVGSPHLRVDGKTGDIYTTEVSIDRETLKDCRNLFEGDKCFLEFEVSITDMVKGLGSGPRLIEGRIEVMDINDNTPQFASPILTLSIPENTHIGALFSIPMASDRDSGSNGVAEYSLSTGSDADQLFSLQVAVDSDEKLPQLVVMGNLDREKKDSYDLNIRVVDGGTPARASSALLRVTVTDQNDNAPKFERSHYEAELPENSPLGHSVLQVRANDADTGTNGEIDYSLHQASETVQRLLRIDRSTGIIYVKGLVDREEENFLKFFVVAKDRGPNSKSSKVLVTIVVRDQNDNAPAIEIRGIGLVTHQDGVANISEDMPIGTAVALVQVSDRDEGENAVVTCVVAGDVPFQLRPASESANDRKRKYFLQTTTLLDYERVKDYRIEIVAVDSGNPALSSTNSLKVQVTDMNDNSPSFSPALLEVDFFEGNQPGDKVLDVTATDADSGTNAELAYNIIEHSANKLFEIDTHSGVVRVKNLLDREETERYEFRVAAADKGVPSKTGTATIVINVLDRNDNDPKFMLSGYSFSVIENMAPLNPVGVVTVTDEDKGENARVNLFVEPDNGKFVIQNGTGTILSHISFDREKESTYTFRLRAVDSGDPPRSSYVGVTINVLDENDNAPYVTKPANSSYTYMSPITPTETRVEVVEAEDIDSGLNAELVYTITGGNPYELFHISPSSGEITLAQEFTGKHNGLHRLVVKVSDKGKPPRHTTALVHVFVNDTKSNVSLIEALVGHSLYTPLDRDIAGDPNYALAQRSNILYGSLAGIAGVIMVIVAVVVIRHRLQKDTKSGYQAGKKESKDLYAPKQGPKNGKGKKSKKGKAPKPAKPLEEDEEASLQKGLKFNLINDTVNDSPRIHLPLNYPPGSPDLGRHYRSNSPLPSIQLQPQSPSASKKHQAVQDLPATNTFVGTGDNNSTGSDQYSDYSYKANPPKYSSKQHPHRRVTFSTANQAQDLQDASQHSYYDSGLEESETPSSKSSSGPRIGPLALPEDHYERTTPDGSIGEMEHPENGKTRWSVVEHRAGERGRTKKTALRQN
- the LOC109998383 gene encoding protocadherin-1 isoform X1, with amino-acid sequence MAVLRWKVLLFLAITFIVSCVGAPTDILYRVPEEQPPNTLIGSLAADQGLPDTGHLYKLEVGSPHLRVDGKTGDIYTTEVSIDRETLKDCRNLFEGDKCFLEFEVSITDMVKGLGSGPRLIEGRIEVMDINDNTPQFASPILTLSIPENTHIGALFSIPMASDRDSGSNGVAEYSLSTGSDADQLFSLQVAVDSDEKLPQLVVMGNLDREKKDSYDLNIRVVDGGTPARASSALLRVTVTDQNDNAPKFERSHYEAELPENSPLGHSVLQVRANDADTGTNGEIDYSLHQASETVQRLLRIDRSTGIIYVKGLVDREEENFLKFFVVAKDRGPNSKSSKVLVTIVVRDQNDNAPAIEIRGIGLVTHQDGVANISEDMPIGTAVALVQVSDRDEGENAVVTCVVAGDVPFQLRPASESANDRKRKYFLQTTTLLDYERVKDYRIEIVAVDSGNPALSSTNSLKVQVTDMNDNSPSFSPALLEVDFFEGNQPGDKVLDVTATDADSGTNAELAYNIIEHSANKLFEIDTHSGVVRVKNLLDREETERYEFRVAAADKGVPSKTGTATIVINVLDRNDNDPKFMLSGYSFSVIENMAPLNPVGVVTVTDEDKGENARVNLFVEPDNGKFVIQNGTGTILSHISFDREKESTYTFRLRAVDSGDPPRSSYVGVTINVLDENDNAPYVTKPANSSYTYMSPITPTETRVEVVEAEDIDSGLNAELVYTITGGNPYELFHISPSSGEITLAQEFTGKHNGLHRLVVKVSDKGKPPRHTTALVHVFVNDTKSNVSLIEALVGHSLYTPLDRDIAGDPNYALAQRSNILYGSLAGIAGVIMVIVAVVVIRHRLQKDTKSGYQAGKKESKDLYAPKQGPKNGKGKKSKKGKAPKPAKPLEEDEEASLQKGLKFNLINDTVNDSPRIHLPLNYPPGSPDLGRHYRSNSPLPSIQLQPQSPSASKKHQAVQDLPATNTFVGTGDNNSTGSDQYSDYSYKANPPKYSSKQHPHRRVTFSTANQAQDLQDASQHSYYDSGLEESETPSSKSSSGPRIGPLALPEDHYERTTPDGSIGEMEHPENDLRPLPDVAMTGNCTRECTEYGHSDSCWMPGQTSPNRKVSMNAPALSTFVPYQEMDGQEQLMANGSPKPMMMEERGTGGGGGSSSKVANMRFMTPYSSAYPGGGDSTGKDCGLEEIPLSQAVEYHSATTPTGQTSKREIYL
- the LOC109998383 gene encoding protocadherin-1 isoform X3, translating into MAVLRWKVLLFLAITFIVSCVGAPTDILYRVPEEQPPNTLIGSLAADQGLPDTGHLYKLEVGSPHLRVDGKTGDIYTTEVSIDRETLKDCRNLFEGDKCFLEFEVSITDMVKGLGSGPRLIEGRIEVMDINDNTPQFASPILTLSIPENTHIGALFSIPMASDRDSGSNGVAEYSLSTGSDADQLFSLQVAVDSDEKLPQLVVMGNLDREKKDSYDLNIRVVDGGTPARASSALLRVTVTDQNDNAPKFERSHYEAELPENSPLGHSVLQVRANDADTGTNGEIDYSLHQASETVQRLLRIDRSTGIIYVKGLVDREEENFLKFFVVAKDRGPNSKSSKVLVTIVVRDQNDNAPAIEIRGIGLVTHQDGVANISEDMPIGTAVALVQVSDRDEGENAVVTCVVAGDVPFQLRPASESANDRKRKYFLQTTTLLDYERVKDYRIEIVAVDSGNPALSSTNSLKVQVTDMNDNSPSFSPALLEVDFFEGNQPGDKVLDVTATDADSGTNAELAYNIIEHSANKLFEIDTHSGVVRVKNLLDREETERYEFRVAAADKGVPSKTGTATIVINVLDRNDNDPKFMLSGYSFSVIENMAPLNPVGVVTVTDEDKGENARVNLFVEPDNGKFVIQNGTGTILSHISFDREKESTYTFRLRAVDSGDPPRSSYVGVTINVLDENDNAPYVTKPANSSYTYMSPITPTETRVEVVEAEDIDSGLNAELVYTITGGNPYELFHISPSSGEITLAQEFTGKHNGLHRLVVKVSDKGKPPRHTTALVHVFVNDTKSNVSLIEALVGHSLYTPLDRDIAGDPNYALAQRSNILYGSLAGIAGVIMVIVAVVVIRHRLQKDTKSGYQAGKKESKDLYAPKQGPKNGKGKKSKKGKAPKPAKPLEEDEEASLQKGLKFNLINDTVNDSPRIHLPLNYPPGSPDLGRHYRSNSPLPSIQLQPQSPSASKKHQAVQDLPATNTFVGTGDNNSTGSDQYSDYSYKANPPKYSSKQHPHRRVTFSTANQAQDLQDASQHSYYDSGLEESETPSSKSSSGPRIGPLALPEDHYERTTPDGSIGEMEHPENGGASSSTEPERGAGQKRLP